One genomic window of Streptomyces sp. NBC_01498 includes the following:
- a CDS encoding AIM24 family protein: protein MPFREINSKMVEATVEPGRRMFSQRGAMLAYRGEVTFTPNTAGGRGGLMSMIGRRVAGEATPLMTVEGSGTVMFGHGGHHIQVIALAGDTLYVEADRLLAFDGTLEQGTMFMGAQGGVMGMVRGQMTGQGLFTTTLKGHGSVAVMAHGGIVELPIGQGRTVHVDPQAYVAHHGDVRNKLSTAAGWRDMVGRGSGEAFQLELSGNGAVYVQASEEKL, encoded by the coding sequence ATGCCGTTCAGGGAGATCAACTCGAAGATGGTCGAGGCCACGGTGGAGCCCGGCCGGCGGATGTTCAGCCAGCGCGGCGCGATGCTCGCCTACCGGGGCGAGGTCACCTTCACCCCGAACACGGCGGGCGGCCGGGGCGGCCTGATGTCGATGATCGGCCGCCGGGTGGCGGGCGAGGCGACCCCGCTGATGACCGTCGAGGGCAGCGGCACGGTGATGTTCGGCCACGGCGGTCACCACATCCAGGTCATCGCCCTGGCCGGGGACACCCTGTACGTGGAGGCGGACCGGCTGCTCGCCTTCGACGGGACGCTGGAGCAGGGCACCATGTTCATGGGCGCGCAGGGCGGCGTGATGGGCATGGTGCGCGGCCAGATGACGGGCCAGGGCCTGTTCACCACGACCCTCAAGGGCCATGGCTCGGTCGCGGTGATGGCCCACGGCGGGATCGTCGAACTGCCCATCGGCCAGGGCCGTACGGTCCATGTCGACCCGCAGGCGTACGTGGCCCACCACGGCGACGTACGCAACAAGCTGTCCACCGCCGCCGGGTGGCGGGACATGGTGGGCCGGGGCTCGGGCGAGGCGTTCCAGCTGGAACTGAGCGGCAACGGTGCGGTGTACGTCCAGGCGTCGGAGGAGAAGCTGTGA
- a CDS encoding AIM24 family protein, whose amino-acid sequence MTLPSDDNVNAYTFCVELKGSQWFLQKGKMIAYYGRIDFNGIGHGRLDRLVRSSFHSPLHASDWVVAEGSGKMLLADRAFDVNSFDLDNGNLTVRSGNLLAYEPSLALKQSIVPGFLTLIGTGKFVAASNGPVVFMEPPIRVDPQALVGWADCPSPCHHYDHAYMTGVMGGLRALTGLGGSSGEEHQFEFVGAGTVLLQSSEALMAETARGVVPGEPGVPGGGAAPGSGGQPGGAVGGVPRMPGQLGDLQRRFGL is encoded by the coding sequence ATGACTCTGCCGAGTGACGACAACGTCAACGCGTACACCTTCTGTGTGGAGTTGAAGGGGAGCCAGTGGTTCCTCCAGAAGGGCAAGATGATCGCCTACTACGGGCGGATCGACTTCAACGGGATCGGGCACGGACGGCTCGACCGGCTGGTGCGGAGCAGCTTCCACTCGCCGCTGCACGCGAGCGACTGGGTGGTGGCGGAGGGCAGCGGCAAGATGCTGCTCGCCGACCGGGCCTTCGACGTCAACTCGTTCGACCTGGACAACGGGAACCTGACAGTCCGGTCCGGCAATCTGCTGGCGTACGAGCCGTCGCTGGCGCTCAAGCAGTCGATCGTGCCGGGCTTTCTGACGCTGATCGGCACGGGCAAGTTCGTGGCCGCGTCGAACGGTCCGGTGGTCTTCATGGAGCCGCCGATCCGGGTGGACCCGCAGGCGCTGGTGGGCTGGGCGGACTGCCCGTCGCCGTGCCACCACTACGACCACGCGTACATGACCGGGGTGATGGGCGGGCTGCGGGCGCTGACCGGTCTCGGCGGATCGTCGGGCGAGGAGCATCAGTTCGAGTTCGTGGGGGCCGGTACGGTGCTCCTCCAGTCGAGCGAGGCGCTGATGGCCGAGACGGCGCGCGGCGTGGTGCCCGGCGAGCCCGGTGTGCCGGGTGGCGGCGCCGCGCCGGGGTCCGGCGGGCAGCCGGGCGGGGCCGTGGGCGGGGTGCCGAGGATGCCGGGGCAGCTGGGAGACCTGCAACGACGCTTCGGGCTGTGA
- a CDS encoding MarR family winged helix-turn-helix transcriptional regulator, which translates to METETATRWLSDAEQCTWRTHLDVSRLLMHQLEKDLQPFGLTNNDYEILVNLSEAEDRRLRMSDLAAATLQSKSRLSHQITRLENSGLVRRENCESDRRGLFAVLTDHGMETMQQVAPHHVASVRKHFIDLLPCDALTALNQSLTPVAEHLRGRRAKS; encoded by the coding sequence ATGGAGACCGAGACGGCCACTCGCTGGCTGAGCGACGCGGAGCAGTGCACCTGGCGCACCCACCTCGATGTCAGCAGGTTGCTGATGCACCAGCTGGAGAAGGATCTCCAGCCGTTCGGGCTGACCAACAACGACTACGAGATCCTCGTCAACCTCTCCGAGGCCGAGGACCGGCGGCTGCGGATGAGTGACCTCGCCGCCGCCACGCTCCAGTCCAAGAGCCGTCTCTCGCACCAGATCACCCGGCTGGAGAACTCCGGTCTGGTCCGCCGCGAGAACTGCGAGTCGGACCGGCGCGGCCTCTTCGCCGTCCTCACCGATCACGGCATGGAGACGATGCAGCAGGTCGCCCCGCACCATGTCGCCTCCGTACGGAAGCACTTCATCGACCTGCTGCCGTGCGACGCCCTCACGGCGCTGAACCAGTCACTCACGCCGGTCGCCGAGCATCTGCGGGGACGCCGCGCCAAGAGCTGA
- a CDS encoding sensor histidine kinase, with the protein MTRPFASVRSRAALAATAVVAVALVAAGFALLFALSSNLGGRAQTEADQSAREIAQELANHVALGDLNFPDSKDHPVQVTDTKGRVVAAGEDMERITGTGFSAVTPAVPPPTAAPTPTPSPTPTPTGGSDDDDSGSGGDDDSDSSDDDAGDDRGEDDSAAPGDPADGTVSTPRDHRDGSVTVDGETVEHRFATRQVDHVAGGPYLVHAGASLGPRQSAVGAAKLAMLIGLPALLIVVGGVTWLVTRRALRPVEGIRREMAAITASEDLSRRVPEPDTHDEVARLALTTNETLTALEASVDRQRRFVADASHELRSPIASLRTQLEVGAAHPELLDVPGAVADTVRLQQLAADLLLLARLDAGEQAGRGRLDLAALVREEVSQRSTDRVPVRTDVRGSAEVAGSRGQLARVLGNLLDNAQRHAAGEVRATVRREGGRVVLAVSDDGAGVPEAERERIFERFVRLDDARSRDDGGAGLGLAIARDVAHRHGGTLEAGRAEAGGALFELRLPVAPPEPKEPVAAPVPDGAAPVPDSLATGP; encoded by the coding sequence GTGACGCGCCCCTTCGCCTCCGTACGGTCCCGGGCCGCCCTCGCCGCGACCGCCGTGGTGGCCGTGGCCCTGGTGGCGGCCGGTTTCGCCCTGCTGTTCGCGCTGAGCTCGAACCTGGGCGGCCGGGCGCAGACCGAGGCCGACCAGTCGGCGCGCGAGATCGCCCAGGAGCTGGCGAACCATGTGGCGCTCGGCGACCTGAACTTCCCGGACAGCAAGGACCATCCGGTCCAGGTGACCGACACGAAGGGCCGGGTGGTCGCCGCGGGGGAGGACATGGAGCGGATCACCGGCACCGGCTTCTCCGCCGTGACCCCGGCCGTACCCCCGCCGACCGCCGCGCCCACTCCCACGCCGTCACCCACCCCCACCCCGACCGGCGGGAGCGACGACGACGACAGCGGCAGCGGCGGTGACGACGACAGCGACAGCAGTGACGACGACGCCGGGGACGACCGCGGGGAGGACGACAGCGCGGCCCCCGGAGACCCCGCCGACGGTACGGTCTCCACCCCCCGCGACCACCGCGACGGAAGCGTGACCGTCGACGGCGAGACGGTCGAGCACCGCTTCGCCACGCGCCAGGTCGACCACGTCGCCGGCGGCCCGTACCTCGTCCACGCGGGCGCCTCGCTCGGCCCCCGGCAGAGCGCCGTCGGCGCCGCCAAGCTCGCGATGCTCATCGGCCTGCCCGCCCTGCTGATCGTCGTCGGCGGGGTGACCTGGCTGGTCACCCGGCGCGCCCTGCGGCCCGTGGAGGGCATCCGGCGCGAGATGGCGGCCATCACCGCCTCCGAGGACCTGAGCCGGCGCGTGCCCGAGCCGGACACCCACGACGAGGTCGCCAGGCTGGCCCTGACGACCAACGAGACGCTCACCGCGCTCGAAGCCTCCGTCGACCGCCAGCGGCGCTTCGTCGCCGACGCCTCGCACGAACTGCGCAGCCCGATCGCCTCGCTCCGTACGCAGCTCGAAGTGGGCGCGGCCCACCCGGAGTTGCTGGACGTACCGGGGGCGGTGGCGGACACCGTACGGCTCCAGCAACTCGCCGCCGATCTGCTGCTGCTGGCCCGGCTGGACGCGGGGGAGCAGGCCGGACGCGGGCGGCTGGATCTGGCCGCGCTGGTGCGTGAGGAGGTCTCGCAGCGGTCCACCGACCGGGTCCCGGTGCGGACCGATGTCCGGGGGAGCGCCGAAGTGGCGGGCTCACGCGGTCAGTTGGCGCGGGTGCTGGGCAATCTGCTGGACAACGCCCAGCGGCACGCGGCCGGTGAGGTGCGGGCGACGGTGCGCCGGGAGGGCGGGCGGGTGGTGCTCGCGGTCTCCGACGACGGGGCGGGTGTGCCGGAGGCGGAGCGGGAGCGGATCTTCGAGCGCTTCGTACGGCTCGACGACGCCCGCAGCAGGGACGACGGGGGCGCGGGGCTGGGCCTGGCGATCGCCCGCGACGTGGCGCACCGGCACGGCGGGACGCTGGAGGCGGGCCGCGCGGAGGCGGGCGGCGCGCTGTTCGAACTGCGCCTGCCCGTCGCGCCACCGGAGCCGAAGGAGCCCGTCGCGGCGCCGGTGCCGGACGGCGCGGCACCGGTCCCGGACAGTCTCGCGACGGGCCCGTAA
- a CDS encoding response regulator transcription factor yields the protein MRLLIVEDEKRLAVSLAKGLRAEGFAVDVVHDGLEGLRLAGEGAYDLIVLDIMLPGMNGYRVCAALRAAGNDVPILMLTAKDGEYDEAEGLDTGADDYLTKPFSYVVLVARVKALLRRRGSAGASPVLRVGTLTVDTATRRVHRDGTEVGLTAKEFAVLEQLAVRAGQIVSKPEILEHVWDFAYDGDPNIIEVYISALRRKLGAPAIQTVRGAGYRLVAR from the coding sequence ATGCGCCTGTTGATTGTCGAGGACGAGAAGCGGCTCGCGGTGTCCCTGGCCAAGGGGCTGCGCGCCGAGGGCTTCGCCGTGGATGTCGTGCACGACGGCCTCGAAGGGCTGCGGCTGGCCGGTGAGGGCGCGTACGACCTGATCGTCCTCGACATCATGCTCCCCGGCATGAACGGCTACCGCGTCTGCGCCGCCCTGCGCGCCGCCGGCAACGACGTACCGATCCTGATGCTCACGGCGAAGGACGGCGAGTACGACGAGGCCGAGGGCCTGGACACCGGCGCCGACGACTATCTGACCAAGCCGTTCTCGTACGTCGTGCTCGTCGCCCGGGTCAAGGCCCTGCTGCGCCGCCGGGGTTCGGCCGGTGCCTCGCCCGTCCTTCGCGTCGGCACCCTCACCGTCGACACCGCGACCCGCCGCGTCCACCGGGACGGGACCGAAGTCGGGCTCACCGCCAAGGAGTTCGCCGTCCTCGAACAACTCGCCGTCCGCGCGGGGCAGATCGTCAGCAAGCCCGAGATCCTGGAGCACGTCTGGGACTTCGCGTACGACGGCGACCCCAACATCATCGAGGTCTACATCAGCGCCCTGCGCCGCAAACTCGGCGCCCCCGCCATCCAGACCGTGCGCGGCGCCGGATACCGGCTGGTGGCCCGGTGA
- a CDS encoding PepSY domain-containing protein — MKRNLVIACVTAAALIGGGAYTAVATGSGPADGGTEPAPRMVSSASLNGAGGGDDDRGGDDGRDDRGDDRDDRAGDDNGAGAAGPAGAGAGAGKGGSAAAGTGITAEQAAAAALKHRPGTVASVDLDDDGDDDGPSAARHWEVDVIGGNGTWYDLHVDASTGAVRADRDDDSDDDDDDRNERAAVRGAKVDARQAAAIALRTHPGAVTSVDADDDRRTDHWDVTVRGDDGRAHAVTVDMSSGAVAAARVDDGDDDDRDYRADDRGDDDRGDDGRDDDGDDHDRDDDHGDDSDDHGDDRGDDGDDD, encoded by the coding sequence ATGAAGCGCAATCTTGTCATCGCCTGCGTCACGGCCGCCGCTCTGATCGGCGGCGGCGCCTACACGGCGGTCGCCACGGGATCGGGACCGGCCGACGGCGGTACGGAGCCGGCGCCGCGCATGGTGTCGTCGGCGTCGCTGAACGGCGCGGGCGGCGGGGACGACGACCGCGGCGGTGACGACGGTCGCGACGACCGGGGTGACGACCGGGACGACCGCGCCGGGGACGACAACGGTGCCGGTGCGGCCGGCCCGGCCGGTGCGGGTGCCGGTGCCGGAAAGGGCGGTTCCGCGGCGGCGGGTACGGGGATCACCGCCGAGCAGGCAGCGGCGGCGGCGCTGAAGCACCGTCCCGGCACGGTGGCCTCCGTCGACCTGGACGACGACGGGGACGACGACGGCCCGTCCGCCGCCCGGCACTGGGAGGTCGACGTCATCGGCGGGAACGGCACCTGGTACGACCTGCACGTCGACGCGTCGACCGGCGCGGTCCGAGCGGACCGCGACGACGACAGCGACGACGATGACGACGACCGGAACGAGCGGGCCGCCGTGCGCGGCGCGAAGGTCGACGCCCGGCAGGCGGCGGCGATCGCGCTCCGGACCCACCCCGGCGCCGTGACCTCGGTCGACGCGGACGACGACCGCCGGACCGACCACTGGGACGTCACGGTGCGCGGCGACGACGGGCGCGCGCACGCGGTGACGGTCGACATGTCCTCCGGCGCGGTGGCGGCGGCCCGGGTCGACGACGGGGACGACGACGACCGGGACTACCGCGCGGACGACCGGGGTGACGACGACCGGGGTGACGACGGACGCGACGACGACGGCGACGACCACGACCGGGACGACGACCACGGGGACGACAGCGACGATCACGGCGACGACCGGGGTGACGACGGCGACGACGACTGA
- the meaB gene encoding methylmalonyl Co-A mutase-associated GTPase MeaB, translating to MTVDVPQLVAQAREGGPRAVARLISLVEGASPHLREVMAALAPLAGGAYVVGLTGSPGVGKSTTTSALVAAYRKAGRRVGVLAVDPSSPFSGGALLGDRVRMSDHASDPGVYIRSMATRGHLGGLAWAAPQAVRVLDAAGCDVILVETVGVGQSEVEIASQADSSVVLLAPGMGDGIQAAKAGILEIGDLYVVNKADRDGADATARELNHMLGLGEARGPGDWRPPIVKTVAARGEGVDELVEALEKHRAWLEKHGVLAERRTRRAAREVETIAVTALRERIADLRGDRRLGALARRIVSGELDPYAAADELVAGLTGG from the coding sequence ATGACGGTGGACGTCCCCCAGCTGGTGGCCCAGGCCCGGGAGGGCGGGCCCAGGGCGGTGGCCCGGCTGATCTCACTGGTCGAAGGGGCGTCGCCGCATCTGCGCGAGGTGATGGCGGCGCTCGCGCCGCTGGCGGGCGGCGCGTACGTCGTCGGGCTCACCGGTTCGCCCGGGGTCGGCAAGTCGACGACGACGTCCGCGCTGGTCGCCGCGTACCGGAAGGCGGGCAGGCGCGTCGGCGTGCTGGCCGTCGACCCGTCGTCGCCGTTCTCCGGGGGAGCGCTGCTCGGCGACCGGGTCCGGATGTCGGACCACGCGTCGGACCCGGGTGTCTACATCCGGTCCATGGCCACCCGCGGGCATCTCGGCGGGCTCGCCTGGGCGGCGCCGCAGGCGGTACGGGTGCTGGACGCGGCGGGCTGCGACGTGATCCTCGTGGAGACCGTGGGAGTCGGGCAGTCGGAGGTGGAGATCGCCTCGCAGGCGGACAGTTCGGTGGTGCTGCTCGCGCCCGGCATGGGGGACGGCATCCAGGCGGCCAAGGCCGGGATCCTGGAGATCGGCGACCTCTACGTCGTCAACAAGGCCGACCGCGACGGCGCCGACGCGACCGCCCGTGAGCTGAACCACATGCTCGGCCTCGGTGAGGCGCGCGGGCCCGGCGACTGGCGCCCGCCCATCGTCAAGACGGTGGCGGCGCGGGGCGAGGGCGTGGACGAGCTGGTGGAGGCGCTGGAGAAGCACCGGGCGTGGCTGGAGAAGCACGGAGTCCTCGCCGAGCGGCGGACCCGGCGCGCGGCCCGCGAGGTGGAGACCATCGCCGTCACCGCGCTCCGGGAGCGGATCGCCGACCTGCGCGGCGACCGGCGGCTCGGGGCGCTGGCCCGGCGGATCGTGTCGGGCGAGCTGGACCCGTACGCGGCGGCGGACGAACTGGTGGCGGGGCTGACGGGCGGGTAG
- a CDS encoding acetyl-CoA C-acetyltransferase encodes MPDSHTTTSVIVAGARTPMGRLLGSLKSFSGADLGGFAIRAALERAGVTGDQVQYVIMGQVLQAGAGQIPARQAAVKAGIPMNVPALTVNKVCLSGLDAIALADQLIRAGEFDVVVAGGQESMTNAPHLLPKSREGYKYGAIEMLDAMAHDGLTDPFESIAMGASTEKHNTRLAIARPEQDEVAARSHQRAAAAQKNGVFEAEITPVEIPQRKGDPVVFDRDEGIRPDTTAESLGRLRPAFAKDGTITAGSSSQISDGAAAVVVMSRARAEELGLEWIAEIGAHGNVAGPDNSLQSQPANAIRHALSKEGIGVEDLDLIEMNEAFAAVAVQSTKELGVSPEKVNVNGGAIALGHPIGMSGARLVLHLALELKRRGGGVGAAALCGGGGQGDALIVRVPKA; translated from the coding sequence ATGCCGGATTCGCACACCACCACGTCCGTCATCGTCGCCGGAGCCCGTACGCCCATGGGCCGGCTGCTCGGATCGCTGAAGTCCTTCTCCGGCGCCGACCTCGGCGGCTTCGCCATCCGGGCCGCGCTGGAGCGGGCGGGCGTCACGGGCGACCAGGTGCAGTACGTGATCATGGGGCAGGTGCTCCAGGCCGGGGCCGGGCAGATCCCGGCGCGCCAGGCCGCCGTCAAGGCCGGTATCCCGATGAACGTCCCCGCGCTCACCGTCAACAAGGTCTGCCTCTCCGGCCTCGACGCGATCGCGCTGGCGGACCAGCTGATCCGGGCGGGCGAGTTCGACGTCGTCGTCGCGGGCGGCCAGGAGTCCATGACCAACGCGCCGCATCTGCTGCCGAAGTCCCGGGAGGGCTACAAGTACGGCGCGATCGAGATGCTGGACGCGATGGCGCACGACGGTCTGACCGACCCGTTCGAGTCCATCGCCATGGGCGCCTCCACCGAGAAGCACAACACCCGGCTGGCCATCGCCCGGCCCGAGCAGGACGAGGTCGCCGCGCGGTCCCACCAGCGGGCCGCCGCCGCGCAGAAGAACGGCGTCTTCGAGGCGGAGATCACCCCCGTCGAGATCCCCCAGCGCAAGGGCGACCCGGTCGTCTTCGACCGGGACGAGGGCATCCGCCCGGACACCACCGCCGAGTCCCTGGGCCGGCTGCGGCCCGCGTTCGCGAAGGACGGCACGATCACGGCGGGCTCCTCGTCGCAGATCTCCGACGGCGCGGCGGCCGTCGTCGTCATGAGCCGGGCCAGGGCCGAGGAGCTGGGCCTGGAGTGGATCGCGGAGATCGGCGCGCACGGCAACGTCGCCGGCCCGGACAACTCCCTCCAGTCGCAGCCCGCCAACGCGATCCGGCACGCCCTCTCCAAGGAGGGCATCGGCGTCGAGGACCTGGACCTGATCGAGATGAACGAGGCGTTCGCCGCCGTCGCCGTCCAGTCGACCAAGGAACTGGGTGTGTCGCCTGAAAAGGTGAACGTGAACGGCGGCGCCATCGCGCTCGGCCACCCGATCGGCATGTCCGGCGCCAGGCTGGTGCTGCATCTGGCGCTGGAACTGAAGCGGCGCGGCGGCGGCGTGGGCGCGGCGGCGCTGTGCGGCGGCGGCGGTCAGGGCGACGCGCTGATCGTGCGGGTGCCGAAGGCGTAA
- the mce gene encoding methylmalonyl-CoA epimerase produces the protein MLTRIDHIGIACHDLDATVEFYRATYGFEVFHTEVNEEQGVREAMLKINETSDGGASYLQLLEPVREDSAVGKWLAKNGEGVHHIAFGTADVDGDAEAIREKGVRVLYDEPRHGSMGSRITFLHPKDCHGVLTELVTSAGKPAEH, from the coding sequence ATGCTGACGCGAATCGATCACATCGGAATCGCCTGCCACGACCTCGACGCGACCGTCGAGTTCTACCGGGCCACCTACGGCTTCGAGGTCTTCCATACGGAGGTCAACGAGGAGCAGGGCGTACGCGAGGCCATGCTCAAGATCAACGAGACCTCGGACGGCGGGGCCTCCTACCTCCAGCTGCTCGAACCGGTCCGCGAGGACTCGGCCGTCGGCAAGTGGCTGGCCAAGAACGGGGAGGGCGTGCATCACATCGCCTTCGGCACGGCCGACGTCGACGGCGACGCGGAGGCGATCCGGGAGAAGGGGGTACGGGTTCTGTACGACGAGCCGCGCCACGGTTCCATGGGCTCGCGCATCACGTTTCTGCACCCCAAGGACTGTCACGGCGTCCTGACGGAACTCGTCACCTCGGCCGGGAAGCCCGCAGAGCACTGA